The segment GCACGCCGTTCGGATGACGGTCGCCGATCAGGCCAAGCGTCAAGCCTTGCTCCAACCAGGCTTTGGCGCCGGCGAGCACCAGCGCGAAGCCATCGGTCGAGCCGATCGCCTGTTTGACCTGTTCATCGGGGCTGCCGGCAAACCCGAAATTGCGAACCTCGAGAAAGGTGCCGCCCGGCATCTCGGTAAAAGTCCAGACCACCGTGGTCGGCGGATCGCTCCATTGCATGACGATCTTTTCGTTCCTGACGAACTCGCTGACCGTGACCGGCG is part of the Mesorhizobium sp. L-2-11 genome and harbors:
- a CDS encoding SRPBCC family protein, with the translated sequence MEIREAPVAEAGMLIRRRVADVFEAIVDPAITTKFWFTHGSDRLESGKEVRWEWRMYGVSTPVTVSEFVRNEKIVMQWSDPPTTVVWTFTEMPGGTFLEVRNFGFAGSPDEQVKQAIGSTDGFALVLAGAKAWLEQGLTLGLIGDRHPNGVPTA